A single region of the Moritella sp. Urea-trap-13 genome encodes:
- the ruvX gene encoding Holliday junction resolvase RuvX: MSNAESGQRTLLGFDFGTKSIGIAVGQEITGTARPLVAFKANDGIPDWDLIEQQIKEWQPDLVIVGKPLNMDGTEQEITKRAIKFANRLTGRFNVKTEMHDERLTTKDAKARLFEEGGFKALQKGAIDSASAMVILEGWMESQYGAEL; this comes from the coding sequence ATGAGTAATGCAGAAAGCGGACAAAGAACCTTACTTGGTTTTGATTTCGGAACAAAAAGTATTGGTATTGCTGTTGGCCAAGAGATCACTGGCACAGCTCGCCCGCTTGTGGCTTTTAAAGCCAATGATGGTATTCCCGATTGGGATTTAATCGAGCAACAAATTAAAGAATGGCAACCAGATCTGGTTATCGTCGGTAAGCCACTTAACATGGACGGTACCGAGCAAGAGATCACCAAGCGTGCGATCAAGTTTGCCAATCGTCTAACAGGCCGGTTTAATGTCAAAACAGAAATGCATGACGAACGTCTAACAACCAAAGATGCCAAAGCCCGTTTATTTGAAGAAGGCGGTTTTAAAGCCCTGCAAAAAGGCGCAATTGATAGTGCCTCAGCCATGGTTATCTTAGAAGGCTGGATGGAATCACAATACGGCGCAGAGTTATAA
- a CDS encoding YqgE/AlgH family protein gives MDSLQDHFLIAMPSMKDGIFERSVIYICEHNNEGAMGIIINLPVNISIDELLSQTIEPDLDDETAALAEPKTVINDPVFKGGPVSEERGFVLHTASPGFSSSLQINDELMITSSLDVLATLGTNKQPDNYIVALGYSGWTKGQLEQEIADNSWLTINADEDILFNVPVHQRWEQAVQKIGIDVNQLSSQVGHS, from the coding sequence ATGGACTCTTTGCAAGATCACTTCCTTATCGCAATGCCAAGCATGAAAGATGGTATTTTTGAACGCTCTGTTATCTATATTTGTGAGCATAACAACGAAGGTGCGATGGGTATCATCATCAACCTGCCCGTTAATATTTCTATCGACGAGTTGTTATCACAAACTATCGAACCTGACCTCGACGATGAAACAGCCGCACTAGCAGAGCCAAAAACCGTCATCAATGATCCGGTATTTAAAGGTGGTCCAGTATCTGAAGAGCGTGGTTTTGTATTGCATACCGCCTCTCCTGGGTTTAGCTCGAGTTTACAAATCAATGATGAGTTGATGATCACCTCATCACTTGATGTATTAGCGACACTAGGCACCAACAAACAACCTGACAATTATATTGTCGCGTTAGGGTATTCCGGTTGGACTAAAGGCCAGTTAGAACAAGAAATAGCAGACAACAGTTGGCTAACCATTAATGCCGATGAAGATATTCTATTTAACGTGCCCGTACACCAACGCTGGGAACAGGCCGTGCAGAAAATAGGTATCGACGTCAACCAATTATCGAGTCAGGTAGGACACTCGTAA
- the gshB gene encoding glutathione synthase encodes MTIKLGIVMDPITDINIKKDSSFAMLMEAQNRGYELFYMEMQDLFMLEGRAYAASRSLKVQQDPANWYELGEETNHLISDLDVVLMRKDPPFDTEFVYATYMLERAEDEGTLIVNKPQSLRDANEKLYTAWFSEFTPTTLVTRRKDKLRAFHNEHKDVILKPLDGMGGASIFRLNEQDKNVSVIIETLTEHETRYCMAQKFIPDIKDGDKRILVIDGEPVPYCLARIPASGETRGNIAAGGRGVARPLSESDWKIAKALGPKLKEKGLIFVGLDVIGDKLTEINVTSPTCIREIEAAYDVSITGMLMDAIEVRLNKA; translated from the coding sequence ATGACAATTAAACTTGGCATCGTGATGGATCCCATTACAGACATCAACATTAAAAAAGACTCTAGCTTTGCAATGTTAATGGAAGCGCAAAACCGTGGTTACGAACTTTTCTACATGGAAATGCAAGACCTATTTATGCTTGAAGGCCGTGCATATGCTGCGTCTCGTTCATTGAAAGTACAACAAGACCCAGCAAACTGGTACGAATTAGGTGAAGAAACTAACCACCTAATTTCAGATTTAGACGTAGTATTAATGCGTAAAGATCCCCCGTTTGACACTGAATTTGTTTACGCTACTTACATGCTTGAACGCGCAGAAGACGAAGGCACGTTAATCGTGAACAAACCACAAAGTCTACGTGATGCAAATGAAAAACTGTACACGGCATGGTTTAGCGAATTCACCCCGACAACGCTAGTAACACGTCGTAAAGACAAATTACGTGCGTTCCATAACGAACACAAAGACGTGATCTTAAAGCCATTAGATGGCATGGGCGGCGCATCAATCTTCCGTCTTAACGAACAAGATAAAAACGTTAGTGTGATCATCGAAACACTGACTGAACATGAAACGCGTTACTGTATGGCACAAAAATTCATTCCTGATATTAAAGATGGCGACAAACGTATCTTAGTGATTGATGGTGAACCAGTACCGTATTGCCTAGCTCGTATCCCAGCAAGTGGTGAAACGCGCGGTAATATCGCAGCTGGCGGTCGTGGTGTAGCACGTCCATTGTCTGAAAGTGATTGGAAAATTGCCAAAGCATTAGGCCCTAAGTTAAAAGAAAAAGGTCTGATCTTTGTTGGTCTAGACGTGATTGGCGACAAGCTAACTGAAATCAACGTCACTAGCCCTACTTGTATTCGTGAAATCGAAGCAGCTTATGATGTAAGCATCACAGGCATGTTGATGGATGCAATTGAAGTACGTTTAAACAAAGCTTAA
- a CDS encoding DUF2937 family protein: MTFINGLLQRLLFTFGVMLFMQLPQFIDHYSQQFSGYYLAQQTQLQQFQFIADTNFSGQLDTLIADFDASPAPAVQQVGKQVFTLQQSLPLLAADLAILTDGSYVNKLGYFITRVDSKLAENTLSLYTPGIPLSQAAIVTGLIGGVSLNLCWLLSLKLLSVIFFRLRLLTNKTTNKPA, translated from the coding sequence ATGACGTTTATTAATGGATTATTACAACGCTTATTATTCACTTTTGGCGTCATGCTATTTATGCAATTACCACAGTTTATCGATCATTACAGCCAACAATTTTCCGGTTATTACCTTGCCCAGCAAACCCAGCTGCAACAATTTCAATTCATTGCCGATACTAACTTTAGTGGCCAGCTCGACACACTGATTGCCGACTTTGATGCTAGTCCTGCACCAGCAGTGCAACAAGTAGGTAAGCAAGTATTCACCTTACAACAGTCATTACCGCTACTGGCCGCAGATTTAGCGATCCTGACCGACGGTAGTTATGTAAATAAACTGGGTTATTTTATCACCCGAGTCGACAGTAAATTAGCTGAAAATACCTTATCACTGTACACCCCTGGCATCCCTTTGAGCCAAGCGGCGATAGTGACAGGGTTAATTGGCGGCGTAAGCTTGAACCTATGTTGGTTACTGAGTTTAAAACTACTCTCAGTTATTTTCTTCCGTTTGCGTCTTTTAACTAACAAAACAACTAACAAGCCTGCTTAA
- a CDS encoding short chain dehydrogenase, which yields MKNVIIVGATGATGYQLMQQLINDPAVENIYVVHYRVTPFAHLDKVTEITLDLANFDDLDITVNSSVDSAKEIDCAYCCLGTTRKKAGSLAAFRQVDKDYIVNFGTWVANNTKAQLHVISAVGANAKSASSYLQTKGETELLLRQLPLAALFLYQPTLLHGKRDEFRLIEAVAYYPLAILSLLPLTLLKQQKPIAIDQLANAMYQLSQQVTDGHHVISSLEIQQY from the coding sequence ATGAAAAACGTCATTATTGTTGGAGCTACTGGCGCAACAGGCTATCAACTTATGCAGCAGTTAATCAATGATCCAGCAGTTGAAAATATCTATGTTGTGCATTATCGAGTAACGCCTTTCGCGCATCTCGACAAAGTAACTGAGATCACCCTAGATTTAGCCAATTTTGATGATTTAGATATTACGGTAAATAGCTCTGTGGATAGTGCCAAAGAAATTGATTGTGCTTATTGCTGCCTTGGCACTACCCGTAAAAAAGCCGGTTCGTTAGCCGCATTCAGACAAGTCGATAAAGACTATATTGTTAACTTCGGTACTTGGGTCGCAAATAATACCAAGGCGCAATTACATGTCATCAGTGCTGTCGGTGCCAACGCTAAATCAGCAAGTAGTTACTTACAAACTAAAGGTGAAACAGAGCTGTTATTACGTCAGTTACCGCTCGCGGCTTTATTCCTTTATCAACCAACACTGTTACACGGTAAGCGTGACGAATTTAGATTAATTGAAGCTGTCGCTTATTACCCACTGGCGATATTATCACTGCTGCCTTTGACGTTATTAAAGCAGCAAAAGCCGATAGCCATCGACCAACTTGCTAATGCTATGTATCAACTGAGCCAGCAAGTAACTGATGGCCACCACGTCATCAGTAGCCTAGAGATACAACAGTATTAA